Proteins from a genomic interval of Drosophila melanogaster chromosome 2R:
- the Mef2 gene encoding myocyte enhancer factor 2, isoform A: protein MGRKKIQISRITDERNRQVTFNKRKFGVMKKAYELSVLCDCEIALIIFSSSNKLYQYASTDMDRVLLKYTEYNEPHESLTNKNIIEKENKNGVMSPDSPEAETDYTLTPRTEAKYNKIDEEFQNMMQRNQMAIGGAGAPRQLPNSSYTLPVSVPVPGSYGDNLLQASPQMSHTNISPRPSSSETDSVYPSGSMLEMSNGYPHSHSPLVGSPSPGPSPGIAHHLSIKQQSPGSQNGRASNLRVVIPPTIAPIPPNMSAPDDVGYADQRQSQTSLNTPVVTLQTPIPALTSYSFGAQDFSSSGVMNSADIMSLNTWHQGLVPHSSLSHLAVSNSTPPPATSPVSIKVKAEPQSPPRDLSASGHQQNSNGSTGSGGSSSSTSSNASGGAGGGGAVSAANVITHLNNVSVLAGGPSGQGGGGGGGGSNGNVEQATNLSVLSHAQQHHLGMPNSRPSSTGHITPTPDFIILNAGAPSSDQDVRLAAVAVQQQQQQPHQQQQLGDYDAPNHKRPRISGGWGT, encoded by the exons ATGGGCcgcaaaaaaattcaaatatcaCGCATCACCGATGAACGCAATCGGCAG GTGACCTTCAACAAGCGCAAGTTCGGCGTGATGAAGAAGGCCTACGAGCTGTCCGTGCTCTGCGACTGCGAGATCGCCCTGATCATCTTCTCGTCGAGCAACAAGCTGTACCAGTACGCCAGCACCGACATGGATCGCGTCCTGCTCAAGTACACCGAGTACAACGAGCCCCACGAGTCCCTCACCAACAAGAACATCATCGAG AAGGAGAACAAGAACGGCGTGATGTCGCCGGACTCGCCCGAAGCCGAAACGGACTACACACTCACTCCGCGAACGGAGGCCAAGTACAACAAGATCGACGAGGAGTTCCAGAACATGATGCAGCGCAACCAGATGGCCATCGGCGGTGCGGGTGCCCCTCGCCAGCTTCCAAACAGCAGCTACACGCTGCCCGTTTCTGTTCCGGTGCCGGGATCTTACGGCGACAACCTGCTGCAGGCCAGTCCACAGATGTCCCACACCAACATCAGCCCCCGTCCATCGAGTTCGGAGACGGATTCAG TTTATCCATCGGGTTCCATGCTGGAGATGTCGAACGGCTATCCGCATTCACACTCGCCGCTTGTGGGATCACCGAGTCCGGGTCCCAGTCCTGGCATAG CCCACCATTTGTCCATTAAGCAGCAGTCGCCGGGCAGCCAGAACGGACGAGCTTCCAATCTAAGGGTCGTCATACCGCCCACAATTGCCCCCATACCGCCCAATATGTCAGCGCCGGATGATGTGGGATATGCAGAT CAACGACAGAGCCAGACATCGCTTAACACGCCAGTGGTCACGCTGCAGACGCCGATTCCCGCCCTCACGAGCTATTCCTTTGGGGCGCAGGACTTCTCCTCCTCCGGCGTAATGAACAGCGCGGATATCATGAGCCTCAACACCTGGCATCAGGGCCTGGTGCCGCACTCTAG TCTCTCGCACCTGGCTGTCTCGAATAGCACGCCGCCGCCCGCCACCTCCCCCGTCTCCATAAAGGTCAAGGCTGAGCCGCAGTCGCCGCCGAGAGATCTTTCCGCCAGCGGTCATCAGCAGAATAGCAATGGTTCCACGGGCAGCGGCGgatccagcagcagcaccagtaGCAACGCCagcggaggagcaggaggcggTGGAGCCGTCAGCGCAGCCAATGTCATCACGCACTTGAACAACGTCAGTGTCCTGGCGGGAGGTCCTTCGGGGCagggaggaggaggcggaggcggcggcAGCAACGGAAATGTCGAACAGGCCACCAATCTTAGCGTACTGAGCCACGCGCAGCAACATCACCTGGGCATGCCCAACTCGCGTCCCTCGTCCACGGGCCACATCACACCCACTCCAG ACTTCATTATCCTTAATGCAGGTGCGCCGAGCAGCGACCAGGATGTGCGTCTGGCAGCCGTCGccgtgcagcagcaacagcagcagccacatcagcaacagcaactagGCGACTACGATGCCCCCAACCACAAACGGCCGAGAATATCGGGCGGATGGGGCACATAG
- the Mef2 gene encoding myocyte enhancer factor 2, isoform D, translated as MGRKKIQISRITDERNRQVTFNKRKFGVMKKAYELSVLCDCEIALIIFSSSNKLYQYASTDMDRVLLKYTEYNEPHESLTNKNIIEKENKNGVMSPDSPEAETDYTLTPRTEAKYNKIDEEFQNMMQRNQMAIGGAGAPRQLPNSSYTLPVSVPVPGSYGDNLLQASPQMSHTNISPRPSSSETDSGGMSLIIYPSGSMLEMSNGYPHSHSPLVGSPSPGPSPGIAHHLSIKQQSPGSQNGRASNLRVVIPPTIAPIPPNMSAPDDVGYADQRQSQTSLNTPVVTLQTPIPALTSYSFGAQDFSSSGVMNSADIMSLNTWHQGLVPHSSLSHLAVSNSTPPPATSPVSIKVKAEPQSPPRDLSASGHQQNSNGSTGSGGSSSSTSSNASGGAGGGGAVSAANVITHLNNVSVLAGGPSGQGGGGGGGGSNGNVEQATNLSVLSHAQQHHLGMPNSRPSSTGHITPTPGHDKYEGYPYRALMGHNPRWNLNFAGAPSSDQDVRLAAVAVQQQQQQPHQQQQLGDYDAPNHKRPRISGGWGT; from the exons ATGGGCcgcaaaaaaattcaaatatcaCGCATCACCGATGAACGCAATCGGCAG GTGACCTTCAACAAGCGCAAGTTCGGCGTGATGAAGAAGGCCTACGAGCTGTCCGTGCTCTGCGACTGCGAGATCGCCCTGATCATCTTCTCGTCGAGCAACAAGCTGTACCAGTACGCCAGCACCGACATGGATCGCGTCCTGCTCAAGTACACCGAGTACAACGAGCCCCACGAGTCCCTCACCAACAAGAACATCATCGAG AAGGAGAACAAGAACGGCGTGATGTCGCCGGACTCGCCCGAAGCCGAAACGGACTACACACTCACTCCGCGAACGGAGGCCAAGTACAACAAGATCGACGAGGAGTTCCAGAACATGATGCAGCGCAACCAGATGGCCATCGGCGGTGCGGGTGCCCCTCGCCAGCTTCCAAACAGCAGCTACACGCTGCCCGTTTCTGTTCCGGTGCCGGGATCTTACGGCGACAACCTGCTGCAGGCCAGTCCACAGATGTCCCACACCAACATCAGCCCCCGTCCATCGAGTTCGGAGACGGATTCAGGTGGGATGTCCCTGATAA TTTATCCATCGGGTTCCATGCTGGAGATGTCGAACGGCTATCCGCATTCACACTCGCCGCTTGTGGGATCACCGAGTCCGGGTCCCAGTCCTGGCATAG CCCACCATTTGTCCATTAAGCAGCAGTCGCCGGGCAGCCAGAACGGACGAGCTTCCAATCTAAGGGTCGTCATACCGCCCACAATTGCCCCCATACCGCCCAATATGTCAGCGCCGGATGATGTGGGATATGCAGAT CAACGACAGAGCCAGACATCGCTTAACACGCCAGTGGTCACGCTGCAGACGCCGATTCCCGCCCTCACGAGCTATTCCTTTGGGGCGCAGGACTTCTCCTCCTCCGGCGTAATGAACAGCGCGGATATCATGAGCCTCAACACCTGGCATCAGGGCCTGGTGCCGCACTCTAG TCTCTCGCACCTGGCTGTCTCGAATAGCACGCCGCCGCCCGCCACCTCCCCCGTCTCCATAAAGGTCAAGGCTGAGCCGCAGTCGCCGCCGAGAGATCTTTCCGCCAGCGGTCATCAGCAGAATAGCAATGGTTCCACGGGCAGCGGCGgatccagcagcagcaccagtaGCAACGCCagcggaggagcaggaggcggTGGAGCCGTCAGCGCAGCCAATGTCATCACGCACTTGAACAACGTCAGTGTCCTGGCGGGAGGTCCTTCGGGGCagggaggaggaggcggaggcggcggcAGCAACGGAAATGTCGAACAGGCCACCAATCTTAGCGTACTGAGCCACGCGCAGCAACATCACCTGGGCATGCCCAACTCGCGTCCCTCGTCCACGGGCCACATCACACCCACTCCAG GGCACGATAAGTATGAAGGATATCCGTACCGCGCGCTAATGGGACATAATCCTAGATGGAATTTGAATTTTGCCG GTGCGCCGAGCAGCGACCAGGATGTGCGTCTGGCAGCCGTCGccgtgcagcagcaacagcagcagccacatcagcaacagcaactagGCGACTACGATGCCCCCAACCACAAACGGCCGAGAATATCGGGCGGATGGGGCACATAG
- the Mef2 gene encoding myocyte enhancer factor 2, isoform L produces MGRKKIQISRITDERNRQVTFNKRKFGVMKKAYELSVLCDCEIALIIFSSSNKLYQYASTDMDRVLLKYTEYNEPHESLTNKNIIEKENKNGVMSPDSPEAETDYTLTPRTEAKYNKIDEEFQNMMQRNQMAIGGAGAPRQLPNSSYTLPVSVPVPGSYGDNLLQASPQMSHTNISPRPSSSETDSGGMSLIIYPSGSMLEMSNGYPHSHSPLVGSPSPGPSPGIAHHLSIKQQSPGSQNGRASNLRVVIPPTIAPIPPNMSAPDDVGYADQRQSQTSLNTPVVTLQTPIPALTSYSFGAQDFSSSGVMNSADIMSLNTWHQGLVPHSSLSHLAVSNSTPPPATSPVSIKVKAEPQSPPRDLSASGHQQNSNGSTGSGGSSSSTSSNASGGAGGGGAVSAANVITHLNNVSVLAGGPSGQGGGGGGGGSNGNVEQATNLSVLSHAQQHHLGMPNSRPSSTGHITPTPDFIILNAGAPSSDQDVRLAAVAVQQQQQQPHQQQQLGDYDAPNHKRPRISGGWGT; encoded by the exons ATGGGCcgcaaaaaaattcaaatatcaCGCATCACCGATGAACGCAATCGGCAG GTGACCTTCAACAAGCGCAAGTTCGGCGTGATGAAGAAGGCCTACGAGCTGTCCGTGCTCTGCGACTGCGAGATCGCCCTGATCATCTTCTCGTCGAGCAACAAGCTGTACCAGTACGCCAGCACCGACATGGATCGCGTCCTGCTCAAGTACACCGAGTACAACGAGCCCCACGAGTCCCTCACCAACAAGAACATCATCGAG AAGGAGAACAAGAACGGCGTGATGTCGCCGGACTCGCCCGAAGCCGAAACGGACTACACACTCACTCCGCGAACGGAGGCCAAGTACAACAAGATCGACGAGGAGTTCCAGAACATGATGCAGCGCAACCAGATGGCCATCGGCGGTGCGGGTGCCCCTCGCCAGCTTCCAAACAGCAGCTACACGCTGCCCGTTTCTGTTCCGGTGCCGGGATCTTACGGCGACAACCTGCTGCAGGCCAGTCCACAGATGTCCCACACCAACATCAGCCCCCGTCCATCGAGTTCGGAGACGGATTCAGGTGGGATGTCCCTGATAA TTTATCCATCGGGTTCCATGCTGGAGATGTCGAACGGCTATCCGCATTCACACTCGCCGCTTGTGGGATCACCGAGTCCGGGTCCCAGTCCTGGCATAG CCCACCATTTGTCCATTAAGCAGCAGTCGCCGGGCAGCCAGAACGGACGAGCTTCCAATCTAAGGGTCGTCATACCGCCCACAATTGCCCCCATACCGCCCAATATGTCAGCGCCGGATGATGTGGGATATGCAGAT CAACGACAGAGCCAGACATCGCTTAACACGCCAGTGGTCACGCTGCAGACGCCGATTCCCGCCCTCACGAGCTATTCCTTTGGGGCGCAGGACTTCTCCTCCTCCGGCGTAATGAACAGCGCGGATATCATGAGCCTCAACACCTGGCATCAGGGCCTGGTGCCGCACTCTAG TCTCTCGCACCTGGCTGTCTCGAATAGCACGCCGCCGCCCGCCACCTCCCCCGTCTCCATAAAGGTCAAGGCTGAGCCGCAGTCGCCGCCGAGAGATCTTTCCGCCAGCGGTCATCAGCAGAATAGCAATGGTTCCACGGGCAGCGGCGgatccagcagcagcaccagtaGCAACGCCagcggaggagcaggaggcggTGGAGCCGTCAGCGCAGCCAATGTCATCACGCACTTGAACAACGTCAGTGTCCTGGCGGGAGGTCCTTCGGGGCagggaggaggaggcggaggcggcggcAGCAACGGAAATGTCGAACAGGCCACCAATCTTAGCGTACTGAGCCACGCGCAGCAACATCACCTGGGCATGCCCAACTCGCGTCCCTCGTCCACGGGCCACATCACACCCACTCCAG ACTTCATTATCCTTAATGCAGGTGCGCCGAGCAGCGACCAGGATGTGCGTCTGGCAGCCGTCGccgtgcagcagcaacagcagcagccacatcagcaacagcaactagGCGACTACGATGCCCCCAACCACAAACGGCCGAGAATATCGGGCGGATGGGGCACATAG
- the Mef2 gene encoding myocyte enhancer factor 2, isoform H, with translation MGRKKIQISRITDERNRQVTFNKRKFGVMKKAYELSVLCDCEIALIIFSSSNKLYQYASTDMDRVLLKYTEYNEPHESLTNKNIIEKENKNGVMSPDSPEAETDYTLTPRTEAKYNKIDEEFQNMMQRNQMAIGGAGAPRQLPNSSYTLPVSVPVPGSYGDNLLQASPQMSHTNISPRPSSSETDSVYPSGSMLEMSNGYPHSHSPLVGSPSPGPSPGIAHHLSIKQQSPGSQNGRASNLRVVIPPTIAPIPPNMSAPDDVGYADQRQSQTSLNTPVVTLQTPIPALTSYSFGAQDFSSSGVMNSADIMSLNTWHQGLVPHSSLSHLAVSNSTPPPATSPVSIKVKAEPQSPPRDLSASGHQQNSNGSTGSGGSSSSTSSNASGGAGGGGAVSAANVITHLNNVSVLAGGPSGQGGGGGGGGSNGNVEQATNLSVLSHAQQHHLGMPNSRPSSTGHITPTPGAPSSDQDVRLAAVAVQQQQQQPHQQQQLGDYDAPNHKRPRISGGWGTXPARAAGSSHYKPHHNNNTGCSSINGSNTSCSTNNTITSSSNSSSSSNKKPAECDDLVMMPPPPRKDIGRSSYSLLQSGYDCYGQQLAVAYGAQQHP, from the exons ATGGGCcgcaaaaaaattcaaatatcaCGCATCACCGATGAACGCAATCGGCAG GTGACCTTCAACAAGCGCAAGTTCGGCGTGATGAAGAAGGCCTACGAGCTGTCCGTGCTCTGCGACTGCGAGATCGCCCTGATCATCTTCTCGTCGAGCAACAAGCTGTACCAGTACGCCAGCACCGACATGGATCGCGTCCTGCTCAAGTACACCGAGTACAACGAGCCCCACGAGTCCCTCACCAACAAGAACATCATCGAG AAGGAGAACAAGAACGGCGTGATGTCGCCGGACTCGCCCGAAGCCGAAACGGACTACACACTCACTCCGCGAACGGAGGCCAAGTACAACAAGATCGACGAGGAGTTCCAGAACATGATGCAGCGCAACCAGATGGCCATCGGCGGTGCGGGTGCCCCTCGCCAGCTTCCAAACAGCAGCTACACGCTGCCCGTTTCTGTTCCGGTGCCGGGATCTTACGGCGACAACCTGCTGCAGGCCAGTCCACAGATGTCCCACACCAACATCAGCCCCCGTCCATCGAGTTCGGAGACGGATTCAG TTTATCCATCGGGTTCCATGCTGGAGATGTCGAACGGCTATCCGCATTCACACTCGCCGCTTGTGGGATCACCGAGTCCGGGTCCCAGTCCTGGCATAG CCCACCATTTGTCCATTAAGCAGCAGTCGCCGGGCAGCCAGAACGGACGAGCTTCCAATCTAAGGGTCGTCATACCGCCCACAATTGCCCCCATACCGCCCAATATGTCAGCGCCGGATGATGTGGGATATGCAGAT CAACGACAGAGCCAGACATCGCTTAACACGCCAGTGGTCACGCTGCAGACGCCGATTCCCGCCCTCACGAGCTATTCCTTTGGGGCGCAGGACTTCTCCTCCTCCGGCGTAATGAACAGCGCGGATATCATGAGCCTCAACACCTGGCATCAGGGCCTGGTGCCGCACTCTAG TCTCTCGCACCTGGCTGTCTCGAATAGCACGCCGCCGCCCGCCACCTCCCCCGTCTCCATAAAGGTCAAGGCTGAGCCGCAGTCGCCGCCGAGAGATCTTTCCGCCAGCGGTCATCAGCAGAATAGCAATGGTTCCACGGGCAGCGGCGgatccagcagcagcaccagtaGCAACGCCagcggaggagcaggaggcggTGGAGCCGTCAGCGCAGCCAATGTCATCACGCACTTGAACAACGTCAGTGTCCTGGCGGGAGGTCCTTCGGGGCagggaggaggaggcggaggcggcggcAGCAACGGAAATGTCGAACAGGCCACCAATCTTAGCGTACTGAGCCACGCGCAGCAACATCACCTGGGCATGCCCAACTCGCGTCCCTCGTCCACGGGCCACATCACACCCACTCCAG GTGCGCCGAGCAGCGACCAGGATGTGCGTCTGGCAGCCGTCGccgtgcagcagcaacagcagcagccacatcagcaacagcaactagGCGACTACGATGCCCCCAACCACAAACGGCCGAGAATATCGGGCGGATGGGGCACATAGCCGGCACGAGCTGCTGGTAGCAGCCACTACAAGCCAcatcacaacaacaacaccggctgcagcagcatcaacggcagcaacaccagctgcagcaccaacaacaccatcaccagcagcagcaacagtagcagcagcagcaacaagaagCCGGCGGAGTGCGACGACCTGGTCATGATGCCGCCACCGCCTCGTAAGGACATAGGTCGCAGCTCCTACAGCCTCCTGCAGTCCGGCTACGACTGCTATGGCCAGCAACTGGCGGTGGCCTACGGAGCGCAGCAGCATCCGTAG
- the Mef2 gene encoding myocyte enhancer factor 2, isoform G has translation MGRKKIQISRITDERNRQVTFNKRKFGVMKKAYELSVLCDCEIALIIFSSSNKLYQYASTDMDRVLLKYTEYNEPHESLTNKNIIEKENKNGVMSPDSPEAETDYTLTPRTEAKYNKIDEEFQNMMQRNQMAIGGAGAPRQLPNSSYTLPVSVPVPGSYGDNLLQASPQMSHTNISPRPSSSETDSGGMSLITHHLSIKQQSPGSQNGRASNLRVVIPPTIAPIPPNMSAPDDVGYADSQTSLNTPVVTLQTPIPALTSYSFGAQDFSSSGVMNSADIMSLNTWHQGLVPHSSLSHLAVSNSTPPPATSPVSIKVKAEPQSPPRDLSASGHQQNSNGSTGSGGSSSSTSSNASGGAGGGGAVSAANVITHLNNVSVLAGGPSGQGGGGGGGGSNGNVEQATNLSVLSHAQQHHLGMPNSRPSSTGHITPTPGHDKYEGYPYRALMGHNPRWNLNFADFIILNAGAPSSDQDVRLAAVAVQQQQQQPHQQQQLGDYDAPNHKRPRISGGWGT, from the exons ATGGGCcgcaaaaaaattcaaatatcaCGCATCACCGATGAACGCAATCGGCAG GTGACCTTCAACAAGCGCAAGTTCGGCGTGATGAAGAAGGCCTACGAGCTGTCCGTGCTCTGCGACTGCGAGATCGCCCTGATCATCTTCTCGTCGAGCAACAAGCTGTACCAGTACGCCAGCACCGACATGGATCGCGTCCTGCTCAAGTACACCGAGTACAACGAGCCCCACGAGTCCCTCACCAACAAGAACATCATCGAG AAGGAGAACAAGAACGGCGTGATGTCGCCGGACTCGCCCGAAGCCGAAACGGACTACACACTCACTCCGCGAACGGAGGCCAAGTACAACAAGATCGACGAGGAGTTCCAGAACATGATGCAGCGCAACCAGATGGCCATCGGCGGTGCGGGTGCCCCTCGCCAGCTTCCAAACAGCAGCTACACGCTGCCCGTTTCTGTTCCGGTGCCGGGATCTTACGGCGACAACCTGCTGCAGGCCAGTCCACAGATGTCCCACACCAACATCAGCCCCCGTCCATCGAGTTCGGAGACGGATTCAGGTGGGATGTCCCTGATAA CCCACCATTTGTCCATTAAGCAGCAGTCGCCGGGCAGCCAGAACGGACGAGCTTCCAATCTAAGGGTCGTCATACCGCCCACAATTGCCCCCATACCGCCCAATATGTCAGCGCCGGATGATGTGGGATATGCAGAT AGCCAGACATCGCTTAACACGCCAGTGGTCACGCTGCAGACGCCGATTCCCGCCCTCACGAGCTATTCCTTTGGGGCGCAGGACTTCTCCTCCTCCGGCGTAATGAACAGCGCGGATATCATGAGCCTCAACACCTGGCATCAGGGCCTGGTGCCGCACTCTAG TCTCTCGCACCTGGCTGTCTCGAATAGCACGCCGCCGCCCGCCACCTCCCCCGTCTCCATAAAGGTCAAGGCTGAGCCGCAGTCGCCGCCGAGAGATCTTTCCGCCAGCGGTCATCAGCAGAATAGCAATGGTTCCACGGGCAGCGGCGgatccagcagcagcaccagtaGCAACGCCagcggaggagcaggaggcggTGGAGCCGTCAGCGCAGCCAATGTCATCACGCACTTGAACAACGTCAGTGTCCTGGCGGGAGGTCCTTCGGGGCagggaggaggaggcggaggcggcggcAGCAACGGAAATGTCGAACAGGCCACCAATCTTAGCGTACTGAGCCACGCGCAGCAACATCACCTGGGCATGCCCAACTCGCGTCCCTCGTCCACGGGCCACATCACACCCACTCCAG GGCACGATAAGTATGAAGGATATCCGTACCGCGCGCTAATGGGACATAATCCTAGATGGAATTTGAATTTTGCCG ACTTCATTATCCTTAATGCAGGTGCGCCGAGCAGCGACCAGGATGTGCGTCTGGCAGCCGTCGccgtgcagcagcaacagcagcagccacatcagcaacagcaactagGCGACTACGATGCCCCCAACCACAAACGGCCGAGAATATCGGGCGGATGGGGCACATAG
- the Mef2 gene encoding myocyte enhancer factor 2, isoform B yields the protein MGRKKIQISRITDERNRQVTFNKRKFGVMKKAYELSVLCDCEIALIIFSSSNKLYQYASTDMDRVLLKYTEYNEPHESLTNKNIIEKENKNGVMSPDSPEAETDYTLTPRTEAKYNKIDEEFQNMMQRNQMAIGGAGAPRQLPNSSYTLPVSVPVPGSYGDNLLQASPQMSHTNISPRPSSSETDSVYPSGSMLEMSNGYPHSHSPLVGSPSPGPSPGIAHHLSIKQQSPGSQNGRASNLRVVIPPTIAPIPPNMSAPDDVGYADQRQSQTSLNTPVVTLQTPIPALTSYSFGAQDFSSSGVMNSADIMSLNTWHQGLVPHSSLSHLAVSNSTPPPATSPVSIKVKAEPQSPPRDLSASGHQQNSNGSTGSGGSSSSTSSNASGGAGGGGAVSAANVITHLNNVSVLAGGPSGQGGGGGGGGSNGNVEQATNLSVLSHAQQHHLGMPNSRPSSTGHITPTPGAPSSDQDVRLAAVAVQQQQQQPHQQQQLGDYDAPNHKRPRISGGWGT from the exons ATGGGCcgcaaaaaaattcaaatatcaCGCATCACCGATGAACGCAATCGGCAG GTGACCTTCAACAAGCGCAAGTTCGGCGTGATGAAGAAGGCCTACGAGCTGTCCGTGCTCTGCGACTGCGAGATCGCCCTGATCATCTTCTCGTCGAGCAACAAGCTGTACCAGTACGCCAGCACCGACATGGATCGCGTCCTGCTCAAGTACACCGAGTACAACGAGCCCCACGAGTCCCTCACCAACAAGAACATCATCGAG AAGGAGAACAAGAACGGCGTGATGTCGCCGGACTCGCCCGAAGCCGAAACGGACTACACACTCACTCCGCGAACGGAGGCCAAGTACAACAAGATCGACGAGGAGTTCCAGAACATGATGCAGCGCAACCAGATGGCCATCGGCGGTGCGGGTGCCCCTCGCCAGCTTCCAAACAGCAGCTACACGCTGCCCGTTTCTGTTCCGGTGCCGGGATCTTACGGCGACAACCTGCTGCAGGCCAGTCCACAGATGTCCCACACCAACATCAGCCCCCGTCCATCGAGTTCGGAGACGGATTCAG TTTATCCATCGGGTTCCATGCTGGAGATGTCGAACGGCTATCCGCATTCACACTCGCCGCTTGTGGGATCACCGAGTCCGGGTCCCAGTCCTGGCATAG CCCACCATTTGTCCATTAAGCAGCAGTCGCCGGGCAGCCAGAACGGACGAGCTTCCAATCTAAGGGTCGTCATACCGCCCACAATTGCCCCCATACCGCCCAATATGTCAGCGCCGGATGATGTGGGATATGCAGAT CAACGACAGAGCCAGACATCGCTTAACACGCCAGTGGTCACGCTGCAGACGCCGATTCCCGCCCTCACGAGCTATTCCTTTGGGGCGCAGGACTTCTCCTCCTCCGGCGTAATGAACAGCGCGGATATCATGAGCCTCAACACCTGGCATCAGGGCCTGGTGCCGCACTCTAG TCTCTCGCACCTGGCTGTCTCGAATAGCACGCCGCCGCCCGCCACCTCCCCCGTCTCCATAAAGGTCAAGGCTGAGCCGCAGTCGCCGCCGAGAGATCTTTCCGCCAGCGGTCATCAGCAGAATAGCAATGGTTCCACGGGCAGCGGCGgatccagcagcagcaccagtaGCAACGCCagcggaggagcaggaggcggTGGAGCCGTCAGCGCAGCCAATGTCATCACGCACTTGAACAACGTCAGTGTCCTGGCGGGAGGTCCTTCGGGGCagggaggaggaggcggaggcggcggcAGCAACGGAAATGTCGAACAGGCCACCAATCTTAGCGTACTGAGCCACGCGCAGCAACATCACCTGGGCATGCCCAACTCGCGTCCCTCGTCCACGGGCCACATCACACCCACTCCAG GTGCGCCGAGCAGCGACCAGGATGTGCGTCTGGCAGCCGTCGccgtgcagcagcaacagcagcagccacatcagcaacagcaactagGCGACTACGATGCCCCCAACCACAAACGGCCGAGAATATCGGGCGGATGGGGCACATAG